The following proteins are encoded in a genomic region of Montipora foliosa isolate CH-2021 chromosome 8, ASM3666993v2, whole genome shotgun sequence:
- the LOC137967427 gene encoding putative ATP-dependent DNA helicase Q1, which yields MAAKTAKGPAKGDREKTLDDALLRVLSNFEHVHDLSKQQSAAIKSFASGTDTFVSLPTGHGKSLIYQLAIPLAKELRMYSGLFSVPIRPILLVVSSLNALIDDQIRSCEVFGLKCVKLEEFKEGDSVDLLFSSPETLEKHYEDLSNLSENIFGVVIDEMHCVVTWGTGSRGQAPFRAAYSRVGNIKAILKGPMLCLTATASTKLREKIIKMLNMTCVKTIRMSPDKRNVKYVVEKAKSELQDTFGWLISDIINNAHAEKTIIFCQSLKACGDIYDTFQHFLPCKSKVAMYHSKTPQDIKDNVLSDLMSPNGNIRLVIATSALGMGVNIPNIRKVVIFGVPESMESNLQAVGRGGRDGSDVLSVMFYHAYHLCHCDPTMRAFVKNKVNCRRGEILQFFNEKIEKPSILHKCCDVCSKQCNYGACPEEIFKICSDLDNCPCTLERKVNMNERDTFTEVLKDLAVTCQANISVFGSI from the exons ATGGCGGCGAAAACGGCGAAAGGTCCGGCGAAAGGAGACCGTGAGAAAACGCTTGACGATGCTCTGCTTCGTGTTTTATCTAACTTTGAACATGTGCATGATCTGAGCAAGCAACAGTCAGCTGCTATTAAGTCTTTCGCATCTGGGACAGATACTTTCGTATCTTTGCCCACCGGGCACGGAAAATCTCTTATTTATCAACTTGCGATCCCGCTCGCCAAAGAGTTGCGAATGTACTCTGGACTCTTTTCTGTACCCATCCGTCCGATTTTGTTGGTTGTGTCATCACTAAATGCCCTGATCGACGACCAGATCCGATCTTGTGAGGTTTTTGGTTTAAAATGTGTGAAGCTCGAGGAATTTAAAGAGGGCGATTCCGTCGATTTGTTGTTTTCTAGTCCAGAGACTTTGGAAAAGCACTACGAAGATTTATCAAATCTGAGCGAAAATATTTTTGGCGTCGTTATTGATGAAATGCATTGCGTGGTTACTTG GGGTACTGGTAGTCGTGGCCAAGCTCCTTTCAGAGCTGCTTATTCCAGAGTTGGCAACATAAAAGCCATTCTGAAAGGTCCAATGCTCTGCCTTACTGCGACAGCCAGCACAAAGTTAAGGGAAAAAATTATCAAGATGTTAAACATGACATGTGTCAAAACCATTCGGATGTCACCTGACAAAAGAAATGTGAAATATGTCGTTGAAAAAGCTAAAAGTGAACTGCAGGATACCTTTGGTTGGCTTATCAGTGACATAATCAACAATGCCCATGctgaaaaaacaataattttctgTCAGTCATTAAAAGCATGTGGTGACATTTATGACACCTTTCAACACTTTCTTCCATGCAAGAGTAAAGTGGCCATGTATCACTCGAAGACCCCTCAAGACATTAAGGATAATGTTCTGTCTGATTTAATGTCTCCCAATGGAAATATTCGCCTGGTAATAGCAACTAGTGCCCTGGGAATGGGAGTTAACATACCCAACATCAGAAAGGTTGTTATTTTTGGTGTGCCAGAGAGCATGGAATCCAACCTTCAAGCAGTTGGAAGGGGTGGAAGGGATGGTTCTGATGTTTTGTCCGTAATGTTTTATCATGCATACCATTTGTGTCACTGTGATCCCACAATGAGAGCATTTGTTAAAAACAAAGTTAATTGTAGACGTGGGGAAATACTACAGTTTTTTAATGAGAAGATCGAAAAACCTTCCATACTGCACAAGTGCTGTGATGTGTGCAGTAAGCAGTGTAATTATGGAGCATGCCCAGAAGAAATATTTAAGATTTGTTCTGATCTTGACAATTGTCCATGTACTTTAGAAAGGAAGGTGAACATGAATGAAAGAGACACATTCACGGAGGTGTTAAAGGATTTAGCTGTGACCTGTCAAGCCAATATTTCAGTTTTTGGAAGT ATTTAG
- the LOC137967752 gene encoding uncharacterized protein isoform X1, protein MNKGPAARYLQNVELQQEVDKTARTVEKQERQIEALESQVGLINPSRSAKFKVNLKRHWKSAVIILLCLVVSVLATLISVSTVRLRHASSSEQSPQKSSLNLEMPLGQGQDSKSFFNFGVRLDSRLQECQEAHWKRSFPDIDYAFFGYDVLKGYPMASGHDPGFTHPIFLSKYSSGRQTSDCRYSVPEGLIVVPDVSCVTSFSSKVIRNKVEMSSSLAAAANVEGGGWGFKFSASASYKESVAQMSSGEFLYIISQARCRYYFSKLDVTDPPPFHPGFVRWANKLASSDASQDDLIQFIKYFGTHYVSEVTFGARFMKQHKVSQTKYKELREKAISVEAQASYSGLFSVGGGFSLDSEQRSAASTFQKSVETSTVTVGAAPPSNGDAMTWASSVKENPVPTKYSLSPVYDLFTERYAQNLPGIDLNAMRERLINTSRNYCRILKEKGLIDSCDNSINLGTTLKGVDVTSFGYRYLTNMDEAGCRASCLLEDNCLAVQYSTDTRGCKLLDTKPRSIENKPTSKIVVFLPRLQRERDTLVFENLKVKTDKQPRHSEIAGNITDCNASCSQDAFCAAFVFCYRDGGSWCETSMNCLLYSKQQVAAVEKDEEGYSWMYFVWKDYHLVTDNGRVQGNRRKRRVVPGERKDT, encoded by the exons ATGAATAAG GGTCCAGCTGCCAGATACCTGCAAAACGTTGAGTTGCAACAGGAGGTGGATAAAACTGCACGAACTGTAGAGAAACAGGAAAGACAAATAGAGGCTCTGGAGAGTCAAGTCGGTTTAATTAATCCTTCGCGTTCGGCAAAGTTCAAG GTAAATTTAAAGAGGCACTGGAAGTCGGCAGTTATCATACTGTTATGTCTAGTCGTGTCGGTATTGGCAACCCTAATTTCTGTCTCCACTGTGCGCTTGAG GCATGCCAGTTCTTCGGAACAATCACCTCAGAAGTCGTCTCTAAACCTTGAGATGCCGCTAGGACAAGGACAAGACAGCAAATCTTTCTTTAACTTTG GAGTGCGGCTAGATTCTCGTCTTCAAGAATGCCAAGAAGCTCACTGGAAACGATCATTTCCAGATATTGATTACGCGTTCTTTGGGTACGACGTTTTAAAAGGATATCCAATGGCATCAGGGCATGATCCTGGCTTCACTCACCCCATCTTTCTGTCAAAATATTCGTCCGGCAGACAGACCTCTGACTGTCGCTACAGTGTTCCCGAAGGGCTGATCGTCGTGCCTGATGTGTCGTGTGTAACCTCGTTTTCGTCCAAAGTGATAAGAAACAAAGTGGAGATGTCCTCATCTCTTGCCGCAGCAGCGAATGTTGAAG GAGGTGGATGGGGCTTCAAATTTTCTGCCAGCGCAAGCTACAAAGAATCCGTCGCGCAGATGTCGTCAGGGGAGTTCCTGTACATAATTTCACAAGCTCGGTGTCGATATTACTTTAGCAAACTCGATGTCACCGATCCGCCACCATTTCATCCAGGATTTGTGAGGTGGGCGAACAAACTGGCTTCCTCAGATGCTAGTCAAGATGACCTCATTCAGTTCATAAAATACTTTGGAACTCATTACGTGTCAGAAGTTACTTTTGGAGCGCGATTCATGAAACAGCATAAAGTCAGCCAAACGAAATATAAAGAGCTGAGAGAGAAGGCAATCAGTGTAGAGGCACAAGCCAGCTACTCTGGTCTGTTCAGTGTTGGAGGGGGCTTTTCATTGGATTCTGAACAGAGATCTGCCGCTTCCACCTTTCAAAAGTCCGTGGAAACTAGCACTGTCACTGTGGGAGCAGCCCCTCCTAGTAATGGCGATGCTATGACTTGGGCTTCATCTGTTAAGGAAAACCCAGTTCCAACAAAGTATTCTCTATCACCTGTCTATGACCTTTTCACTGAAAGGTACGCCCAGAATCTTCCTGGGATTGATCTGAACGCCATGCGAGAGAGGCTGATCAACACTTCAAGGAATTATTGTCggattttgaaagaaaagggACTTATAGATTCATGCGATAATAGCATTAATCTGGGGACAACTCTTAAAGGCGTCGACGTCACATCATTTG gcTACAGGTATTTGACAAACATGGACGAGGCAGGATGTCGAGCTAGTTGCCTTCTGGAGGACAACTGTCTTGCAGTGCAGTACTCCACGGACACCAGAGGCTGTAAACTTCTGGACACAAAACCACGATCGATCGAGAACAAACCGACGTCTAAAATAGTTGTTTTCTTGCCACGGCTACAGCGAGAAAGGGACACTCTTGTTTTTGAAAACTTGAAGGTCAAGACAGATAAGCAGCCACGTCACTCCGAGATAGCTGGTAACATTACGGATTGCAATGCGTCTTGTTCTCAAGACGCCTTCTGTGCAGCCTTTGTCTTCTGTTACCGTGATGGAGGAAGCTGGTGTGAGACCTCCATGAACTGCTTGCTGTATTCAAAACAGCAGGTTGCAGCTGTTGAAAAAGATGAGGAAGGGTATTCCTGGATGTATTTTGTGTGGAAAGATTACCATCTCGTTACAGACAACGGACGAGTCCAAGGGAACAGACGGAAACGTAGAGTAGTACCAGGCGAAAGGAAAGATACGTGA
- the LOC137967752 gene encoding perforin-like protein 1 isoform X2, protein MPLGQGQDSKSFFNFGVRLDSRLQECQEAHWKRSFPDIDYAFFGYDVLKGYPMASGHDPGFTHPIFLSKYSSGRQTSDCRYSVPEGLIVVPDVSCVTSFSSKVIRNKVEMSSSLAAAANVEGGGWGFKFSASASYKESVAQMSSGEFLYIISQARCRYYFSKLDVTDPPPFHPGFVRWANKLASSDASQDDLIQFIKYFGTHYVSEVTFGARFMKQHKVSQTKYKELREKAISVEAQASYSGLFSVGGGFSLDSEQRSAASTFQKSVETSTVTVGAAPPSNGDAMTWASSVKENPVPTKYSLSPVYDLFTERYAQNLPGIDLNAMRERLINTSRNYCRILKEKGLIDSCDNSINLGTTLKGVDVTSFGYRYLTNMDEAGCRASCLLEDNCLAVQYSTDTRGCKLLDTKPRSIENKPTSKIVVFLPRLQRERDTLVFENLKVKTDKQPRHSEIAGNITDCNASCSQDAFCAAFVFCYRDGGSWCETSMNCLLYSKQQVAAVEKDEEGYSWMYFVWKDYHLVTDNGRVQGNRRKRRVVPGERKDT, encoded by the exons ATGCCGCTAGGACAAGGACAAGACAGCAAATCTTTCTTTAACTTTG GAGTGCGGCTAGATTCTCGTCTTCAAGAATGCCAAGAAGCTCACTGGAAACGATCATTTCCAGATATTGATTACGCGTTCTTTGGGTACGACGTTTTAAAAGGATATCCAATGGCATCAGGGCATGATCCTGGCTTCACTCACCCCATCTTTCTGTCAAAATATTCGTCCGGCAGACAGACCTCTGACTGTCGCTACAGTGTTCCCGAAGGGCTGATCGTCGTGCCTGATGTGTCGTGTGTAACCTCGTTTTCGTCCAAAGTGATAAGAAACAAAGTGGAGATGTCCTCATCTCTTGCCGCAGCAGCGAATGTTGAAG GAGGTGGATGGGGCTTCAAATTTTCTGCCAGCGCAAGCTACAAAGAATCCGTCGCGCAGATGTCGTCAGGGGAGTTCCTGTACATAATTTCACAAGCTCGGTGTCGATATTACTTTAGCAAACTCGATGTCACCGATCCGCCACCATTTCATCCAGGATTTGTGAGGTGGGCGAACAAACTGGCTTCCTCAGATGCTAGTCAAGATGACCTCATTCAGTTCATAAAATACTTTGGAACTCATTACGTGTCAGAAGTTACTTTTGGAGCGCGATTCATGAAACAGCATAAAGTCAGCCAAACGAAATATAAAGAGCTGAGAGAGAAGGCAATCAGTGTAGAGGCACAAGCCAGCTACTCTGGTCTGTTCAGTGTTGGAGGGGGCTTTTCATTGGATTCTGAACAGAGATCTGCCGCTTCCACCTTTCAAAAGTCCGTGGAAACTAGCACTGTCACTGTGGGAGCAGCCCCTCCTAGTAATGGCGATGCTATGACTTGGGCTTCATCTGTTAAGGAAAACCCAGTTCCAACAAAGTATTCTCTATCACCTGTCTATGACCTTTTCACTGAAAGGTACGCCCAGAATCTTCCTGGGATTGATCTGAACGCCATGCGAGAGAGGCTGATCAACACTTCAAGGAATTATTGTCggattttgaaagaaaagggACTTATAGATTCATGCGATAATAGCATTAATCTGGGGACAACTCTTAAAGGCGTCGACGTCACATCATTTG gcTACAGGTATTTGACAAACATGGACGAGGCAGGATGTCGAGCTAGTTGCCTTCTGGAGGACAACTGTCTTGCAGTGCAGTACTCCACGGACACCAGAGGCTGTAAACTTCTGGACACAAAACCACGATCGATCGAGAACAAACCGACGTCTAAAATAGTTGTTTTCTTGCCACGGCTACAGCGAGAAAGGGACACTCTTGTTTTTGAAAACTTGAAGGTCAAGACAGATAAGCAGCCACGTCACTCCGAGATAGCTGGTAACATTACGGATTGCAATGCGTCTTGTTCTCAAGACGCCTTCTGTGCAGCCTTTGTCTTCTGTTACCGTGATGGAGGAAGCTGGTGTGAGACCTCCATGAACTGCTTGCTGTATTCAAAACAGCAGGTTGCAGCTGTTGAAAAAGATGAGGAAGGGTATTCCTGGATGTATTTTGTGTGGAAAGATTACCATCTCGTTACAGACAACGGACGAGTCCAAGGGAACAGACGGAAACGTAGAGTAGTACCAGGCGAAAGGAAAGATACGTGA